CCGCAAGGGGCCATTGTCGTTTGTGGGGGGCGCTCAGGCGCCCAGCAATTCATCGAACTGCGCGTTGAGCTCGCTTTCGATCTTGTGCTTGAAGGCGCTGACAAGAAAGCCCAGGTGCATGTCAAGCTCGAAGCGGTCGGCGTACACCTGCAATTGGCCGCTGACGCCGCTGCGTTCAAAGCTGACGGTGTCTTGGTCCTCGCCCTCGGCATAGGTGCATTTGAGGTGGAATTTTTCCTCTGCCTTTTCCGCCCAGGCAAAGGCGGCTTGGCGGGCGGCGGCAAGGCCGAGTTGGTGGGGGCGTTGGATATGGATATTCGACACAAAAAGGCTCCGGCAGGCTCGGGGCGATCATAAAACCGGCGCACGGCCTTTGCGTTGACAAGCGCAAAACTTGTGCAGCTGCAGCCTACACTTGCTGCATTCAACCAGGGGCGCCACGGATGGAACTCTTTTCGCTGTTATTGCTGCTGTTCATTGGTGTGCACCTGCTGCGTGGGCGCGAGCGCGCGGCGCGCGTGGCGCTGCTGGGCAGCTACCTGAGCCGCTACCAAATTGAAAAGCTCATGGAGGCCCTGACCGACGGCTACCTGCGCGCCCTGGGCGAAGCCGACGCCGAACGCC
This DNA window, taken from Acidovorax sp. HDW3, encodes the following:
- a CDS encoding polyhydroxyalkanoic acid system family protein codes for the protein MSNIHIQRPHQLGLAAARQAAFAWAEKAEEKFHLKCTYAEGEDQDTVSFERSGVSGQLQVYADRFELDMHLGFLVSAFKHKIESELNAQFDELLGA